GGCAATACCACTTGTGTTTCTGGATCCCCGAATCGTACATTAAACTCTATTACTTTGGGGCCCGAGGTCGTTGCGATTAAGCCAGCATACAGTACTCCAGTAAAAGGAGTTCCTTCTTTCTCCATAGCTTGAACGGTTGGCACGACTACCGTTTCGTGCGCCTTAGCGATCAATTCCTCCGAGATTTGCGGTACAGGAGAATACGCACCCATTCCACCAGTATTGGGCCCTTCGTCTCCGTCTAAAGCACGTTTATGATCTTGTGCAATTGGCATTGGATAAATGTGACCTTGATGAACAAATGACATAAACGAGAACTCTTGACCATCTAAAAACTCTTCTATGACAATTTTCGAAGAGGCATCTCCAAACTTAGCTTGACCAAGCATTTCATCGATTGCCGCATGCGCTTCCTCTAACGATTCTGCAACAACGACACCTTTTCCAGCAGCTAAGCCGTCTGCCTTAATCACACATGGTGCTCCAAGCATATCTGCATACTGCTTCGCTGATTCAATCGATTCAAATGTTTCATATGCAGCCGTTGGAATGTCGTATTTTTTCATAAAATCCTTCGCAAAAGACTTACTGCTTTCTAACATCGCCGCCGCTTTTGTCGGACCGAAAATAACTAGTTCTTCGGATTGAAACGCATCGACAATACCTTCAGACAACGCTTGTTCTGGCCCAACAAATGTCAAATCGATTTCCTTCTCTTTGGCAAATGAAAGAAGAGCTTCTATATCTGTAGCTTCTATTGGAACGCACGTTGCATCGAAATACATCCCGTCGTTGCCTGGAGCTACATAAATTTTCGAAACGGAAGTCGCTTGACGAAATTTTTTAACGATAGCATGCTCTCTTCCGCCACTACCTATGACAAGTACATTCATCTGTTGCCTCCTAAGATTTGGACGTCGCTTTCATGAAACAATACCCTAGAGATGAACACAAAAAACCGATACCGAGAATGTGAACGATCGATTCTCGGGCACACTCTATCGATTCTCGGGCACACGCGATTGATGCTCCGGTGCATGCGATCGATTCTCCGTCACACACGATCGATTCTTCTAACATCTTAGTGATTAAAGTGTCTTGTTCCGGTCATCACCATGGCGATGCCATAGTTGTTAGCCATGTCGATGGAATCTTGGTCTTTTACCGATCCCCCTGGTTGAATAATTGCTTTGATCCCCGCTTTAGCGGCAAGTTCAACCGTATCATTCATCGGAAAGAAGGCATCTGAAGCAAGAACTGCACCGTCTGCAAGTTCCGCTGCTTGTTCAATCGCTATTTTAGCTGCTCCTACTCGGTTCATCTGCCCAGCTCCGATACCAATGGTTCGTGTTTCATTGCCCAAAACAATCGCATTCGATTTCACATGCTTCACGACATTCCATGCTAAAGCGAGTGCGCGATATTCTTCTTCCGTCGGAGTTCGATCCGTCACTACCTTCCAGTCCGCTTGTGAAGATGTCTTGCGATCTTGTTCTTGTACTAGCAATCCACCTTCAACCGATACTAGTTTCCACTCATGAGAAGAGGCGGATGAAAAATCGAGTGTCAGTAGGCGAATATTTTTCTTACGAGTCAATCGCTCCATGGCTTCTTTGGAGAAAGAAGGAGCAATAATAATTTCTAGAAAAATGTCTTGTAATTGTTCAGCTGTATCTTCATCTACTTCACGGTTAAGTGCAACAATCCCACCAAAAATGGATACCGGATCCGCTTTAACTACTTCGTCAAATGCATGAGCGAGAGTTGTGCTCGTCGCGACGCCACAAGGATTCATATGTTTGACGGCAACGGCAGTAGGTTGTTCGAAATCTCGGATGATTTGAAGCGCTGCATTAGCATCTTGAATGTTATTGTACGAAAGTTCTTTCCCATGAAGTTGTGTAGCAGCGGCAATGGAAAACGATGTACCAAGTGGCTGTTTGTAAAAAGCCGCTTGTTGATGCGGGTTTTCTCCATAGCGAAGCGTTTGCTTTTTCTCATACGTGAACGAAAGTTTCTCTGGGAATACTTCTCCGACTTCCTTGGAGAAGTAATTCGCAATAATAGAGTCGTATGCTGCAGTATGACGAAATACTTTCGCTGCTAGTCGTTTACGTGTTTCAAGAGATGTCGAACCTGATTCGTTCCATTCCGCGACAACGATATCATAGTCAGATGGATCTACCACAACTGTGACAGAAGCGTGATTTTTCGCAGCAGATCGTAGCATCGTCGGACCACCGATGTCGACATTTTCCACTGCATCCTCGTAGCTCACTTGTGGATTTTCAATCGTTTGTTGGAAAGGGTATAAATTCACACACACTACTTGAATTGGCGGAATGTTGTGCTCGTTCATTTCCGCTACATGCTGGTCATTCGCCGTGTCCGCTAATAATCCTCCGTGGATGAATGGGTGCAACGTTTTCACCCGACCACCAAGTATTTCCGGAAAGTTTGTCACATCCTCAACAGGCGTAACAGGAACTCCATGTTCTTCTAAATACTTTTTTGTTCCACCTGTTGAAAGTATGTCAAATCCCATTTCCACTAACTTTTTAGCGAATGAAACACTTCCCGTTTTATCCGATAAGCTAATTAATGCGCGCTTCATCTACTTATTTCCTCCCCATAATTCCGACAATGTTGTCGGATATAGTTGGTGTTCCACTTGATGAATCATCGATTCCATTTCTTGTCGTGAATGCCCGTCAATTGTAATTTTCTGCGAGGAAATCACAGGACCTGTATCCATTCCCGCATCCACATAATGCACTGTCACACCGGTAATACTTGCCCCATCTTGAATGGCTTGTCCGATAGCATCTTTTCCAGGATATAGTGGAAGAAGCGATGGATGAATGTTCACGATCCGATTTGGAAAAGCAGAAAGTAACGTGGGACCAATTAAGCGCATATAACCTGCTAATACAATCCATTCAACTTTCCGCTTCTGCAATTCAGCTAAAATCGCTTCTTCGTATTCCGCTTTTTCCGAAAAATCACGTGGCGAAAGTTCCACCCACTCTATTCCAAGTTGTTTTGCGCGTACCGTAGCGAAACTGCCCGGACGATCTGTGACAAGGAGCACAAGGTGTGCGTCCAATTTTTTGTTTGCTACTGCGTCCGCAAGTGCTTGAAAATTCGAGCCATTGCCAGACGCAAAAACAGCAAACCGTACGTGTTTAGCCATGTAGTAAACTCCCGTCGTGCTCGCCTGAAAACGTTACGCTCGTGCCTTCCATCACTTCGCCAATAACGTATGCATTCTCCCCGTGTTCTTCCGCAAGTGCGATGACGCGATCAGCATGCTCTGATGCAACCGCAAGAACAAATCCAATTCCCATATTAAATACGTTGTACAAATCGGCGTCCTGCAAGTGACCCTTTTCTTTTATGAAATGAAAGACATTTAATACTGGCCAACTTCCCAGTTCAATATGCGCTGTTAGACCTTCTGGCATCATACGTGGTAAATTTTCGATAAAACCACCACCCGTAATATGCGCCATTCCATGTACCGGCACTTCTTTCAACACAGCAAGCGCAGACTTGGCATACATTTTTGTCGGTGTAAGAAGATTTTCACCGATGATGCCAAGAGAGTCATAACCAGCAATCCGCTCGTTTAAAGATAGCTGATGATCAGCGAGTATTTTTCGAACGAGTGAAAATCCGTTCGAATGCACGCCTGAAGAAGAAAAACCAATAAGTGTATCTCCAACTCGGATTTTTTCGCCAGTGACGATCGACGATTTCTCACAAGCTCCTACTGCAAAACCAGCAACGTCGTATTCATCTTCTTCGTAGAATCCCGGCATTTCCGCCGTTTCTCCACCAATTAAGGCAGCTCCCGCTTGTACACAACCATCTGCAATTCCAGCAACAATTTGTTCTATCATGGCAGGTTGTGCTTTTCCAACCGCTAAATAGTCTAAGAAGTACAACGGCTCTGCACCCTGAGCCACGATATCGTTTACACACATCGCCACACAGTCAATGCCGATAGTGGAATGATTACCAAGATCAAACGCTAGACGGAGTTTTGTTCCGACGCCGTCCGTCCCTGAAATCAGCACAGGTTCTTTTAAGTTCAAGCTACTTAAGTCAAAAATTCCTCCAAAACCACCGAATGTTCCAAGTACGCCTGCTCTTGCAGTCCGTGCGACATGTGATTTCATGCGATTCACCGCTTCATAACCAGCTTCGATGTTAACACCGGCTTTTTCATACGCATTTGACATGATTCATCCTCCTACAACGTCATTTCTTTTTCGTGTGGCAATAAAGTATCTGGATAAATTTCTGTTGGGTAATTACCCGTGAAACATGCTAAGCAATGTCCCGCTTCTGGTCCTTCATCTGATCTTCCAATCGCTCGAACCATTCCTTCAACAGAAAGAAATGTGAGCGAATCCGCCCCTATTTGATCGCGAATTTCTTCGACATTAAAATTAGACGCGATTAGTTCCTCATGTGTACTTGTATCGATTCCGTAAAAACATGGATTTTTTATTGGCGGTGAAGAAATCACCACATGCACTTCCTTCGCTCCCGCTTCTCGAAGCATCGTCACAATACGGCGTGATGTTGTTCCACGAACAATCGAATCATCCACCATGACCACTCGTTTCCCTGCAACGACTTGACGCACCGGAGATAGTTTCATCTTGACGCCTCGTTCCCGTAGCTCTTGCGACGGTTGAATGAACGTTCGACCAACATACCGATTTTTAATCAATCCAAGTTCATATGGAATTCCTGAAGCTTCTGAATATCCGATAGCGGCAGAAATACTGCTATCAGGTACACCTGTCACAACATCTGCATCTATTAATACTTCTTTCGCGAGCTCAACACCTAATCGTTTGCGAGCAGAGTGGATATTAATCCCGTCGATATCCGAATCCGGACGTGAAAAATACACATATTCCATCGTGCAGATAGCACGTTTTGCAGGAGCAGAAAAACGTTCCACTCGAATTCCCTTGTCGTTAATCACAAGGAATTCTCCTGGTTCAACTGAGCGAATGACTTCGGCACCGATAATATCAAATGCACACGTTTCAGATGCCACGACATACGCATCGCCTAATTTTCCAAGGGAGAGTGGACGTAATCCGTGTGGATCAAGGGCCACCATCATTTCATCTTCCGTTAACAGTAAAAAGGCATACGCACCTTTTAATAACGACAGCGCATTTTTTGCACGTTTCTCAAAAGACGAATAGCCGCTTTTTTTAATTAAATGAGCCAATACTTCTGTATCAGAAGTCGTTTGAAAAATACTTCCTTGACGCTCTAAATGTTGTTTTAAATGATTGGCATTCACTAAGTTCCCATTATGCGCAATAGCTAAGCTACCTGTGGTTGAACGGAAAAGGAGCGGCTGCACATTTTCAGGACCGCTACCTCCAGCGGTTGCATAGCGAACATGTCCTATTGCTGCATGCCCTTTTAATGGATCTAACTTGCCAGGGGTAAAGACTTCATTCACAAGTCCTTCCCCTCGAACTGTGTGAAGTGCATTGCCATCTGTTGTGACAATTCCCGCACCTTCCTGCCCTCTATGTTGAAGTGCATGAAGACCATAATACGTAATCGACGCAGCATCTGGAGATCCCCAAATACCAAACACGCCACACTCTTCGTTTAATCCTCTGAGTTCAGCAAGCATCGAATAGCTCCTTTCCAAGCATCCTGTAACGTAGAGACAGGTGCATCAATCCAAGTTGCCCCTTGTGCATCTCGAATAGAAAGCGTTGCATCATTTGTGACGCGTCCAACGAGACGGGCATCTACTAGCATTTGCTCCGCAGTTTCTTGATGTTCTTTTGAAACAGTCACGATAAAGCGAGACTGAGATTCTGCAAATAGCGTTGTAACAGCGGATCCTTCTAATTCAATATCTAATCCAAATCCATCCGTCCCAAATGTTTTCTCTGCTAATGCCACCGCAAGTCCACCTTCTGCTACATCATGTGCAGACTTAATCACACCTGCTTGAATTGCGTGTAAAAGGGCTTGTTGTCGAGTAAATTCTACATCTAAATCAATGGAAGGAGATTTTCCAGAAATCGTCCCCTCTAGTAATTTTTGAAGCTCACTACCACCGAATTCCACCGTTGTTTCGCCGATTACATAGACGAGATCACCCGCTTGTTTGACTGTTTGAGTCATTACGTGAGACAAATCATGCACTAGCCCAACCATACCAATCGTGGGTGTTGGATAAACAGCCGTTCCGCTACGTTCATTGTAAAGCGAGACATTTCCACCAATTACAGGCGCATGTAACGTTCTACATGCTGCTGCCATTCCTTCGGCAGACTTTTCTAATTGCCAAAAGATTTCGGGTTTTTCTGGATTACCAAAGTTTAAGCAATCGGTGATCGCTAAAGGCTCTGCTCCAGA
The Paenisporosarcina cavernae genome window above contains:
- the purD gene encoding phosphoribosylamine--glycine ligase, whose amino-acid sequence is MNVLVIGSGGREHAIVKKFRQATSVSKIYVAPGNDGMYFDATCVPIEATDIEALLSFAKEKEIDLTFVGPEQALSEGIVDAFQSEELVIFGPTKAAAMLESSKSFAKDFMKKYDIPTAAYETFESIESAKQYADMLGAPCVIKADGLAAGKGVVVAESLEEAHAAIDEMLGQAKFGDASSKIVIEEFLDGQEFSFMSFVHQGHIYPMPIAQDHKRALDGDEGPNTGGMGAYSPVPQISEELIAKAHETVVVPTVQAMEKEGTPFTGVLYAGLIATTSGPKVIEFNVRFGDPETQVVLPRLTSDFGAFLQALLREEEYAIEWSDKARLGIVIAAKGYPEKAVTGYALPSLESEQDDVELFFAGVKNVQGRFESSGGRVLLVSGIGDTLEEAKKSAYRFVENREWDGFHYRKDIGWRVTEN
- the purH gene encoding bifunctional phosphoribosylaminoimidazolecarboxamide formyltransferase/IMP cyclohydrolase, whose amino-acid sequence is MKRALISLSDKTGSVSFAKKLVEMGFDILSTGGTKKYLEEHGVPVTPVEDVTNFPEILGGRVKTLHPFIHGGLLADTANDQHVAEMNEHNIPPIQVVCVNLYPFQQTIENPQVSYEDAVENVDIGGPTMLRSAAKNHASVTVVVDPSDYDIVVAEWNESGSTSLETRKRLAAKVFRHTAAYDSIIANYFSKEVGEVFPEKLSFTYEKKQTLRYGENPHQQAAFYKQPLGTSFSIAAATQLHGKELSYNNIQDANAALQIIRDFEQPTAVAVKHMNPCGVATSTTLAHAFDEVVKADPVSIFGGIVALNREVDEDTAEQLQDIFLEIIIAPSFSKEAMERLTRKKNIRLLTLDFSSASSHEWKLVSVEGGLLVQEQDRKTSSQADWKVVTDRTPTEEEYRALALAWNVVKHVKSNAIVLGNETRTIGIGAGQMNRVGAAKIAIEQAAELADGAVLASDAFFPMNDTVELAAKAGIKAIIQPGGSVKDQDSIDMANNYGIAMVMTGTRHFNH
- the purF gene encoding amidophosphoribosyltransferase produces the protein MLAELRGLNEECGVFGIWGSPDAASITYYGLHALQHRGQEGAGIVTTDGNALHTVRGEGLVNEVFTPGKLDPLKGHAAIGHVRYATAGGSGPENVQPLLFRSTTGSLAIAHNGNLVNANHLKQHLERQGSIFQTTSDTEVLAHLIKKSGYSSFEKRAKNALSLLKGAYAFLLLTEDEMMVALDPHGLRPLSLGKLGDAYVVASETCAFDIIGAEVIRSVEPGEFLVINDKGIRVERFSAPAKRAICTMEYVYFSRPDSDIDGINIHSARKRLGVELAKEVLIDADVVTGVPDSSISAAIGYSEASGIPYELGLIKNRYVGRTFIQPSQELRERGVKMKLSPVRQVVAGKRVVMVDDSIVRGTTSRRIVTMLREAGAKEVHVVISSPPIKNPCFYGIDTSTHEELIASNFNVEEIRDQIGADSLTFLSVEGMVRAIGRSDEGPEAGHCLACFTGNYPTEIYPDTLLPHEKEMTL
- the purN gene encoding phosphoribosylglycinamide formyltransferase; its protein translation is MAKHVRFAVFASGNGSNFQALADAVANKKLDAHLVLLVTDRPGSFATVRAKQLGIEWVELSPRDFSEKAEYEEAILAELQKRKVEWIVLAGYMRLIGPTLLSAFPNRIVNIHPSLLPLYPGKDAIGQAIQDGASITGVTVHYVDAGMDTGPVISSQKITIDGHSRQEMESMIHQVEHQLYPTTLSELWGGNK
- the purM gene encoding phosphoribosylformylglycinamidine cyclo-ligase, with amino-acid sequence MSNAYEKAGVNIEAGYEAVNRMKSHVARTARAGVLGTFGGFGGIFDLSSLNLKEPVLISGTDGVGTKLRLAFDLGNHSTIGIDCVAMCVNDIVAQGAEPLYFLDYLAVGKAQPAMIEQIVAGIADGCVQAGAALIGGETAEMPGFYEEDEYDVAGFAVGACEKSSIVTGEKIRVGDTLIGFSSSGVHSNGFSLVRKILADHQLSLNERIAGYDSLGIIGENLLTPTKMYAKSALAVLKEVPVHGMAHITGGGFIENLPRMMPEGLTAHIELGSWPVLNVFHFIKEKGHLQDADLYNVFNMGIGFVLAVASEHADRVIALAEEHGENAYVIGEVMEGTSVTFSGEHDGSLLHG